Proteins encoded by one window of Dreissena polymorpha isolate Duluth1 chromosome 11, UMN_Dpol_1.0, whole genome shotgun sequence:
- the LOC127851769 gene encoding uncharacterized protein LOC127851769 translates to MSGLFRSAGDIIFDDYQPMPGQVSNVQLKKFSETSNFLQFLKPLTPQHPYFFAQIRALAQNSKITLGIAGPDIDEDAHPGHWNHTVGYHMNTGQCFSSHMDSANTKGEKFSIGDMFGVLITHFGEDMSTVMFLRNGTPVATRYLFESDQSKFLPTLCLENGPVDLGVMWPEAALGVPRFDENNMLNWIKDSGVQYDPGTNIFHYDKKLPEVTLQCPVPLNKELVHYEVIVQEAVEGESPAVGIATCSPLWPVPTCVLLRDFFRWKAEGTDLKSEVGQRIGFGIHYGPEERSKPDFDDKKLQLVLCFVTVDMQIVFFRMMLQPPGGFFPLVILSRGASKVELDLATNRDLGNQETTELLDNIYTERATAALQVIEEDKQRRLLDLSKFRKSDDIVMEMNEQCCRLHLPAEKKRIHAIQLRVPLSEEACVFYCEVIKMNDDSVIGIGIGDAQFNLSKHPGKHKNSTGYISKDGKLYYNERDHTDKSVIRFSEGDTIAMELIHISNRNCNSVVRFIRNGCPVGTQFVTISNKEELFPVVSLCGNGYSVHLNVFWQNQVSQAQGLKVANLHHWCLPEGAEVDNDSKIVTVKPLRNSVCVQCPTPLNEYFSHFEVKIIDEYGFDNHPPPPMIALSSASSMDVTSPTDRSHFRLDHLRFWAVGEAAGSVKVGDLVGWGMLIPESQVNELERLVICFLTINRSIVLTRVVFEPEGGWFPIVLLAAGVKRVQFEFSAIRITEHPLTDAYMESLITETKEVHAKELELIAAGKDIDELNIKKTDLMKYLPEEIVEKDRLKNLERPANAKMSDVVMKAKGLDNFQKAVKGFRDIKDKGQGSKACVIL, encoded by the exons ATGTCGGGTTTGTTCCGGAGTGCTGGGGACATCATATTTGATGACTATCAGCCTATGCCAGGTCAAGTCAGCAATGTGCAGTTGAAGAAGTTTTCTGAGACCAGCAACTTCCTGCAGTTTCTCAAGCCACTGACACCACAGCATCCATACTTCTTTGCTCAGATACGGGCACTTG CCCAAAATAGCAAGATAACCTTGGGCATTGCGGGCCCTGACATTGATGAGGATGCCCACCCCGGACACTGGAACCACACCGTGGGTTACCACATGAACACTGGCCAGTGCTTCTCATCCCACATGGACAGTGCCAACACAAAAGGGGAGAAGTTCTCTATAG GGGACATGTTTGGGGTGCTGATTACACATTTTGGTGAAGACATGTCCACTGTCATGTTTCTGAGGAATGGGACACCTGTCGCAACAAG ATACCTGTTTGAATCAGATCAGAGCAAGTTCCTACCCACACTATGTCTGGAGAATGGACCAGTAGATCTTGGTGTGATGTGGCCGGAGGCAGCTCTCGGCGTACCCAGGTTTGATGAG AACAATATGCTCAACTGGATCAAGGACTCTGGTGTGCAGTATGATCCTGGCACAAACATCTTCCACTATGACAAGAAGCTACCCGAGGTTACACTGCAGTGCCCGGTACCTCTCAACAAGG AGCTGGTTCATTACGAGGTGATAGTGCAGGAGGCAGTGGAAGGGGAGAGTCCAGCCGTTGGCATAGCAACCTGTAGCCCTTTGTGGCCGGTGCCCACTTGTGTTCTACTCAGGGATTTCTTCCGATGGAAGGCAGAAGGGACTG ATTTGAAGTCGGAGGTGGGTCAGCGTATCGGGTTTGGAATCCACTATGGGCCAGAGGAGCGCAGCAAGCCGGACTTTGATGATAAGAAGCTACAGCTGGTTCTGTGCTTCGTTACCGTGGATATGCAGATTGTGTTCTTCCGTATGATGCTCCAGCCTCCAGGGGGATTCTTTCCCTTGGTCATCCTGTCACGTGGTG CTTCCAAGGTGGAGCTGGATCTGGCCACTAACAGGGACCTGGGTAACCAGGAGACCACGGAACTACTGGACAACATTTACACAGAGAGGGCCACAGCAGCCCTACAGGTCATTGAGGAGGACAAGCAGAGGAGAT TGTTAGACCTGTCCAAGTTCCGGAAGTCCGATGACATCGTCATGGAGATGAATGAGCAGTGTTGCCGCCTCCATCTGCCGGCAGAGAAGAAGCGAATACATGCAATACAATTACGGGTACCACTCTCTGAGGAGGCCTGTGTTTTCTACTGTGAGGTCATCAAAATGA ATGACGATTCAGTAATAGGCATAGGTATTGGTGATGCCCAATTCAACTTGTCCAAACACCCTGGCAAACACAAAAACTCCACTGGATATATTTCTAAGGATGGGAAACTGTATTATAACGAAAGGGATCACACGGATAAATCTGTTATTCGATTTTCTGAAG GTGATACCATAGCTATGGAGTTGATTCACATTAGCAACAGGAATTGTAATTCTGTGGTCCGTTTTATCCGGAATGGGTGCCCAGTCGGTACGCAGTTCGTTACCATAAGCAACAAGGAAGAGCTGTTCCCAGTTGTGTCTCTATGCGGGAATGGATACAGTGTTCACTTGAACGTGTTCTGGCAAAATCAAGTGTCACAGGCCCAGGGTTTGAAAGTT GCAAACTTACATCACTGGTGCTTACCTGAAGGTGCAGAAGTAGACAATGACAGCAAGATAGTCACTGTGAAACCATTACGAAACTCAGTCTGTGTGCAGTGTCCAACCCCTTTGAACGAAT ATTTCAGCCATTTtgaagtgaaaattatcgatgaaTACGGGTTTGACAACCACCCGCCTCCACCGATGATTGCATTAAGTTCTGCATCCTCTATGGACGTGACCAGTCCCACTGACCGATCGCATTTTCGGCTTGACCATCTACGATTCTGGGCGGTTGGCGAAG CGGCAGGATCTGTGAAAGTGGGTGATCTTGTTGGATGGGGAATGTTGATTCCTGAAAGTCAGGTGAACGAACTGGAGCGGCTTGTGATTTGTTTCCTCACCATCAATCGGAGCATAGTGCTGACCCGGGTTGTGTTTGAGCCCGAGGGCGGATGGTTCCCTATTGTTCTGCTGGCTGCCGGTG TCAAACGGGTACAGTTTGAATTTTCTGCCATCAGAATCACGGAACACCCACTTACAGATGCCTACATGGAGTCCCTTATAACTGAAACCAAAGAGGTTCACGCCAAAGAGCTGGAGCTTATAGCAGCTGGGAAGGACATTGATGAGCTCAACATCAAGAAAACTGACTTAATGAAATATTTACCAGAAGAAATTGTAGAAAAAGACAGACTTAAAAACCTAGAAAGGCCAGCTAACGCCAAAATGTCGGACGTTGTCATGAAAGCTAAAGGCCTGGACAATTTTCAGAAAGCTGTGAAAGGATTCAGGGATATCAAGGATAAAGGACAAGGTTCGAAGGCATGCGTTATTTTGTAA